In Microbacterium galbinum, a single window of DNA contains:
- a CDS encoding Lsr2 family DNA-binding protein → MDYRDPRTPPAQPTPTEIRRWAIENGITVSPQGRIAHRNRAAHAAALPGEPDTCTSRQPPPPKEASS, encoded by the coding sequence ATCGACTACCGGGACCCAAGAACGCCACCAGCACAGCCGACGCCGACCGAAATCCGGCGGTGGGCGATCGAGAACGGCATCACGGTCTCGCCGCAAGGGCGGATCGCCCATCGCAACCGTGCCGCTCACGCCGCGGCTCTCCCAGGCGAACCTGACACTTGCACCTCTCGACAGCCTCCGCCCCCGAAGGAGGCTTCTTCGTGA